From one Nocardioides sp. Kera G14 genomic stretch:
- a CDS encoding L-aspartate oxidase, which translates to MTQIHLPGRLNAPEPGWTAQADVVIVGSGIAGLTAALRLRNQVDTIAVVTKDVLAAGSTNWAQGGIAAALGEGDTPDQHEVDTLVAGAGACDLDAVRILVGEGKEAVEELISWGADFDKEDDGTLSLGMEGGHHRHRIAHANGDATGAEIQRALIEAVRAAPEIHVFEHAMVVDLVPAADGGIAGLTLHVVGEGDADGVGLVMTRAVILASGGLGQVFSQTTNPAVSTADGMALAFRAGATLRDLEFVQFHPTVMYLGPDSRGQQPLISEAVRGEGAFLVDWDGVRFMEGVHELADLAPRDIVAKAIMARMLETGHPNMWLDARHLGKDEWEKRFPNILASCRSHGVDPLVDLIPVAPACHYASGGVATDLWGRSSLPGLYATGEVACSGVHGANRLASNSLLEGLVFSRRIAEVLPGELRPWSDPAADRRPVGLASGDVRRTLQETMTGKVGVLRGAQGLKEAAASLDAIPTDGGEEEVDVTAWENTNLLTISRLLTAAATGREETRGSHWREDFPERDDAQWAGHFDAALDTAAGTATVTFTPAPATDPR; encoded by the coding sequence GTGACCCAGATCCACCTGCCGGGCAGGCTGAACGCACCCGAGCCCGGCTGGACCGCCCAGGCCGACGTCGTGATCGTCGGCTCGGGCATCGCGGGACTGACGGCAGCACTCCGGCTGCGCAACCAGGTCGACACCATCGCGGTCGTCACCAAGGATGTGCTCGCGGCCGGTTCCACCAACTGGGCGCAGGGCGGCATCGCGGCCGCCCTGGGTGAGGGCGACACTCCCGACCAGCACGAGGTCGACACCCTCGTCGCCGGCGCCGGTGCCTGCGATCTCGACGCCGTGCGCATCCTCGTGGGTGAGGGCAAGGAGGCCGTCGAGGAGCTCATCAGCTGGGGTGCGGACTTCGACAAGGAGGACGACGGCACCCTCTCGCTCGGCATGGAGGGCGGTCACCACCGCCACCGCATCGCCCACGCCAACGGCGACGCGACCGGCGCCGAGATCCAGCGGGCGCTGATCGAGGCGGTCCGGGCCGCCCCCGAGATCCATGTGTTCGAGCACGCGATGGTCGTCGACCTCGTCCCTGCGGCCGACGGCGGCATCGCCGGCCTGACGCTGCACGTCGTGGGGGAGGGGGACGCCGACGGCGTCGGCCTGGTGATGACCCGCGCGGTCATCCTCGCCAGTGGCGGCCTCGGACAGGTCTTCTCCCAGACGACCAACCCGGCCGTGAGCACCGCCGACGGGATGGCCCTCGCCTTCCGCGCCGGCGCGACGCTGCGCGACCTCGAGTTCGTCCAGTTCCACCCGACCGTGATGTACCTCGGCCCCGACTCCCGCGGCCAGCAGCCGCTCATCAGTGAGGCCGTCCGCGGCGAGGGCGCCTTCCTCGTCGACTGGGACGGTGTCCGTTTCATGGAGGGCGTCCACGAACTCGCCGACCTCGCTCCGCGCGACATCGTCGCCAAGGCGATCATGGCGCGCATGCTCGAGACCGGGCACCCCAACATGTGGCTCGACGCGCGCCATCTCGGCAAGGACGAATGGGAGAAGCGGTTCCCCAACATCCTCGCGTCCTGCCGAAGCCACGGGGTCGACCCGCTCGTCGACCTCATCCCCGTCGCACCGGCCTGCCACTACGCCTCCGGCGGCGTCGCGACCGACCTCTGGGGCCGCTCCAGCCTGCCGGGCCTCTACGCCACGGGCGAGGTCGCCTGCTCCGGCGTCCACGGTGCCAACCGGCTCGCCTCCAACAGCCTCCTCGAGGGCCTCGTCTTCAGCCGCCGCATCGCCGAGGTGCTGCCCGGCGAGCTCCGCCCCTGGTCCGACCCCGCGGCCGACCGGCGGCCGGTGGGACTGGCGAGCGGCGACGTACGCCGGACGCTGCAGGAGACGATGACGGGCAAGGTCGGCGTGCTCCGCGGCGCTCAGGGGCTCAAGGAGGCGGCGGCGTCACTCGACGCCATCCCGACCGACGGCGGTGAGGAGGAGGTTGACGTGACCGCGTGGGAGAACACCAACCTGCTCACCATCTCGCGTCTCCTCACGGCGGCCGCCACCGGTCGCGAGGAGACCCGCGGCTCGCACTGGCGCGAGGACTTCCCCGAGCGGGACGATGCCCAGTGGGCCGGCCACTTCGACGCCGCCCTCGACACCGCCGCCGGCACGGCGACGGTCACCTTCACCCCCGCACCCGCAACGGACCCCCGATGA
- a CDS encoding ATP-dependent Clp protease ATP-binding subunit, with product MFERFTDRARRVVVLAQEEARMLSHNYIGTEHILLGLIHEGEGVAAKALESLDISLEAVRAQVEEIIGQGQQAPSGHIPFTPRAKKVLELSLREALQLGHSYIGTEHILLGLIREGEGVAAQVLQKLGADLNRVRQQVIQLLSGFQGKEGQGGQSGQPQAAGVGGSEAPTSSLVLDQFGRNLTQDAREGKLDPIIGREPQIERVMQVLSRRTKNNPVLIGEPGVGKTSIVEGLAQDIVKGNVPETLKDKQIYTLDLGALVAGSRYRGDFEERLKKVLKEIRTRGDIVLFIDEIHTLVGAGAAEGAIDAASILKPMLARGELQTIGATTLDEYRKYLEKDAALERRFQPIQVPEPSIAETVEMLKGVRDRYEAHHRVTITDEALVSAATLADRYISDRFLPDKAIDLIDEAGSRLRIRRMTAPADLREFDDKIADVRARKEGAIDGQDFEAAARLRDEEKQLILAKSEREKSWRSGDVDQVAEVDEALIAEVLAVATGIPLGNFSAEESARLLTMEEDLHKRVIGQDEAVKAVARAIRRTRAGLKDPKRPGGSFIFAGPSGVGKTELSKALAEFLFGSDDALISLDMSEFGEKHTASRLFGSPPGYVGYEEGGQLTEKVRRKPFSVVLFDEVEKAHPDIFNSLLQILEEGRLTDSQGRVVDFKNTVIIMTTNLGAHEINKSVALGFGNSDAAGDYDKMKAKVTDELKKHFRPEFLNRVDEVIVFPKLVKKQILAMVDNFVGAIDKRLKDRDMGIELTTAAKDLLAERGFDPDLGARPLRRTIQREIEDPLSEKMLFGEVSAGELILVDVKGEGPTAEFTFTGQKHSPVPDAPPLETAGRIDLSKDPLSDPLDELDNPPTEE from the coding sequence ATGTTCGAGAGATTCACCGACCGAGCCCGTCGGGTGGTCGTGCTGGCCCAGGAAGAGGCCCGCATGCTCTCCCACAACTACATCGGCACTGAGCACATCCTGCTCGGCCTCATTCACGAGGGCGAGGGCGTCGCCGCCAAGGCGCTGGAGTCGCTCGACATCTCGCTGGAGGCGGTGCGCGCCCAGGTCGAGGAGATCATCGGTCAGGGCCAGCAGGCGCCCTCCGGCCACATCCCCTTCACGCCGCGCGCCAAGAAGGTGCTGGAGCTCTCCCTGCGCGAGGCGCTCCAGCTCGGCCACTCCTACATCGGCACCGAGCACATCCTGCTCGGCCTGATCCGGGAGGGCGAGGGTGTCGCCGCCCAGGTGCTGCAGAAGCTCGGCGCCGACCTCAACCGCGTCCGGCAGCAGGTCATCCAGCTGCTCTCCGGCTTCCAGGGCAAGGAGGGCCAGGGCGGCCAGAGCGGTCAGCCGCAGGCGGCCGGCGTCGGCGGCTCCGAGGCCCCGACCTCGTCGCTGGTCCTCGACCAGTTCGGCCGAAATCTCACGCAGGACGCACGCGAGGGCAAGCTGGACCCGATCATCGGCCGCGAGCCGCAGATCGAGCGCGTGATGCAGGTGCTGAGCCGGCGTACCAAGAACAACCCGGTCCTCATCGGCGAGCCGGGCGTCGGCAAGACGTCCATCGTCGAGGGCCTGGCCCAGGACATCGTCAAGGGGAACGTGCCCGAGACGCTCAAGGACAAGCAGATCTACACGCTCGACCTGGGTGCGCTCGTCGCCGGTTCCCGCTACCGCGGTGACTTCGAGGAGCGTCTGAAGAAGGTGCTCAAGGAGATCCGCACGCGTGGCGACATCGTGCTCTTCATCGACGAGATCCACACCCTCGTCGGTGCGGGCGCGGCCGAGGGCGCGATCGACGCGGCGAGCATCCTCAAGCCGATGCTGGCCCGTGGCGAGCTTCAGACCATCGGTGCCACGACGCTCGACGAGTACCGCAAGTACCTCGAGAAGGACGCCGCGCTCGAGCGCCGCTTCCAGCCCATCCAGGTGCCGGAGCCGTCGATCGCGGAGACCGTCGAGATGCTCAAGGGCGTCCGCGACCGTTACGAGGCCCACCACCGGGTGACCATCACCGACGAGGCGCTCGTCTCGGCGGCCACGCTGGCCGACCGCTACATCAGCGACCGGTTCCTGCCCGACAAGGCGATCGACCTGATCGACGAGGCAGGCTCCCGCCTGCGGATCCGCCGCATGACGGCCCCGGCCGACCTGCGCGAGTTCGACGACAAGATCGCCGACGTCCGTGCCCGCAAGGAGGGGGCGATCGACGGTCAGGACTTCGAGGCCGCCGCCCGCCTGCGCGACGAGGAGAAGCAGCTCATCCTCGCCAAGTCCGAGCGTGAGAAGTCGTGGCGGTCCGGCGACGTCGACCAGGTCGCCGAGGTGGACGAGGCGCTCATCGCCGAGGTGCTTGCCGTCGCGACCGGTATCCCGCTGGGCAACTTCTCCGCCGAGGAGTCCGCGCGGCTCCTCACGATGGAGGAGGACCTGCACAAGCGCGTCATCGGCCAGGACGAGGCCGTCAAGGCCGTCGCCCGCGCCATCCGTCGCACGCGTGCCGGCCTCAAGGACCCGAAGCGTCCCGGTGGCTCGTTCATCTTCGCCGGCCCGTCCGGTGTCGGTAAGACCGAGCTCTCCAAGGCCCTGGCCGAGTTCCTCTTCGGCTCCGACGACGCCCTCATCTCGCTCGACATGAGCGAGTTCGGTGAGAAGCACACCGCCTCGCGTCTCTTCGGCTCGCCTCCCGGCTACGTCGGTTACGAGGAGGGCGGCCAGCTCACCGAGAAGGTGCGCCGCAAGCCGTTCTCCGTCGTCCTCTTCGACGAGGTCGAGAAGGCCCACCCCGACATCTTCAACTCGCTGTTGCAGATCCTCGAGGAGGGTCGACTCACCGACTCGCAGGGCCGGGTCGTCGACTTCAAGAACACCGTGATCATCATGACCACCAACCTCGGTGCGCACGAGATCAACAAGTCGGTGGCACTCGGCTTCGGCAACTCCGACGCCGCGGGCGACTACGACAAGATGAAGGCGAAGGTGACGGACGAGCTCAAGAAGCACTTCCGTCCCGAGTTCCTCAACCGTGTCGACGAGGTCATCGTCTTCCCGAAGCTGGTGAAGAAGCAGATCCTCGCCATGGTCGACAACTTCGTCGGCGCGATCGACAAGCGCCTGAAGGACCGCGACATGGGCATCGAGCTCACCACGGCGGCGAAGGACCTCCTCGCCGAGCGTGGCTTCGACCCCGACCTGGGTGCGCGACCGCTGCGTCGCACGATCCAGCGCGAGATCGAGGACCCGTTGAGCGAGAAGATGCTGTTCGGCGAGGTCAGCGCCGGCGAGCTCATCCTCGTCGACGTGAAGGGCGAGGGCCCGACGGCGGAGTTCACCTTCACCGGGCAGAAGCACTCCCCGGTGCCGGATGCCCCGCCGCTCGAGACGGCCGGCCGGATCGACCTCTCGAAGGACCCGCTGTCCGACCCGCTCGATGAGCTCGACAACCCTCCGACGGAGGAGTGA
- the nadC gene encoding carboxylating nicotinate-nucleotide diphosphorylase yields the protein MRLHTSAVPTELRDELTAAGIDYDALVDDILRALSEDLPNDGDVDVTSAATIAVEARARGDFAVREAGVVSGLGVAELAFRIVLGAEVQISGRVPDGTRVQPGDVLMVVEGPTRGLLTAERTALNFASHLSGVSTATARWVDALEGTSARVLDTRKTLPGFRNLQKYAVRVAGGVNHRFSLADMALIKDNHVIAAGGVVPAYEAVRRDYPELPVEVEVTTLDELRELLDAGCDRVLLDNMDDATLREAVALTAGRATLEASGGMTLDRARQVGETGVDFVSVGALTHSVKVFDIGFDLEDL from the coding sequence ATGAGACTCCACACCAGCGCCGTCCCGACAGAGCTCCGCGACGAGCTCACCGCCGCCGGCATCGACTACGACGCGCTCGTCGACGACATCCTCCGCGCCCTGAGCGAGGACCTGCCGAACGACGGCGACGTCGACGTCACCTCGGCCGCGACCATCGCGGTGGAGGCGCGTGCGCGCGGCGACTTCGCCGTCCGCGAGGCCGGCGTGGTCTCCGGCCTCGGCGTCGCCGAGCTCGCCTTCCGGATCGTGCTCGGCGCGGAGGTCCAGATCAGCGGCCGGGTGCCCGACGGCACCCGCGTGCAGCCGGGCGACGTCCTCATGGTGGTCGAGGGCCCGACCCGGGGACTGCTCACCGCGGAGCGGACCGCCCTCAACTTCGCCTCCCACCTCTCCGGCGTCTCCACCGCCACCGCGCGATGGGTCGACGCCCTCGAGGGCACCTCGGCGCGCGTGCTGGACACCCGCAAGACCCTGCCCGGATTCCGCAACCTGCAGAAGTACGCCGTCCGGGTCGCCGGCGGCGTCAACCACCGCTTCTCGCTCGCCGACATGGCGCTGATCAAGGACAACCACGTCATCGCCGCGGGTGGCGTCGTCCCTGCCTACGAGGCGGTACGTCGCGACTACCCCGAGCTGCCGGTCGAGGTCGAGGTGACCACGCTCGACGAGCTCCGCGAGCTCCTCGACGCCGGCTGCGACCGGGTGCTCCTCGACAACATGGACGACGCGACCCTTCGGGAGGCGGTGGCGCTCACTGCGGGCAGGGCGACGCTCGAGGCCAGCGGTGGCATGACACTCGACCGCGCCCGCCAGGTGGGGGAGACCGGCGTCGACTTCGTCTCGGTCGGTGCACTGACCCACTCGGTGAAGGTCTTCGACATCGGCTTCGACCTGGAAGACCTGTAG
- a CDS encoding A/G-specific adenine glycosylase has product MSPLHDAVLSWYADHQRDLPWRRPETSPWGVMVSEFMLQQTPVTRVLPMWEAWMERWPTPADLAADEPGEAVRAWGRLGYPRRAQRLHAAAVAIVEVHGGEVPATYAELLELPGVGDYTASAIASFAHQQRHVVLDTNVRRVFARVESGVEFPPASITRAERSLAEDLLPHDDTAPVWGVAVMELGALVCTAANPTCDVCPVAGLCAWRLAGYPAYDGPVRRVQTWAGTDRQCRGRLLAVLRDADGPVHRSSLEATWEKADQRERALAGLLTDGLVRQVGPDTFSL; this is encoded by the coding sequence ATGAGCCCTCTCCACGACGCCGTCCTCAGCTGGTACGCCGACCACCAGCGTGACCTGCCCTGGCGCCGTCCCGAGACCAGCCCGTGGGGCGTCATGGTAAGCGAGTTCATGCTCCAGCAGACGCCCGTCACGCGCGTCCTCCCGATGTGGGAGGCATGGATGGAGCGCTGGCCGACTCCCGCGGACCTTGCCGCCGACGAGCCCGGCGAGGCGGTGCGCGCCTGGGGCCGACTCGGCTACCCGCGGCGGGCGCAGCGCCTGCACGCCGCAGCCGTGGCCATCGTCGAGGTCCACGGCGGTGAGGTCCCCGCCACCTACGCTGAGCTCCTCGAGTTGCCCGGCGTGGGCGACTACACCGCCAGTGCGATCGCCTCCTTCGCCCATCAGCAACGGCACGTCGTGCTCGACACCAACGTCAGGCGGGTCTTCGCGCGGGTCGAGTCAGGCGTGGAGTTCCCGCCGGCCTCGATCACCCGCGCCGAGCGCTCGTTGGCGGAGGACCTGCTCCCCCACGACGACACGGCGCCGGTCTGGGGAGTCGCCGTCATGGAGCTCGGTGCCCTGGTCTGCACCGCCGCGAACCCGACGTGCGACGTATGTCCCGTCGCAGGGCTCTGCGCCTGGCGGCTGGCCGGCTACCCGGCGTACGACGGGCCGGTGCGCCGGGTGCAGACGTGGGCGGGCACGGATCGCCAGTGCCGTGGACGACTCCTCGCCGTCCTGCGCGATGCGGACGGCCCCGTCCACCGCAGCAGCCTGGAGGCCACATGGGAGAAGGCCGACCAACGCGAGCGTGCGTTGGCCGGCCTTCTCACCGACGGACTGGTGCGTCAGGTCGGACCTGACACCTTCAGTCTCTGA
- a CDS encoding histone-like nucleoid-structuring protein Lsr2, with the protein MAQKVQIILEDDLDGGAADETVTFGLDGTTYEIDLTSANAEKLRDALAPYVGHGRKVGRAGGRPARKASSNGGTSPAEIRAWAKSNGYDVPERGRIPANVKEAFDAAN; encoded by the coding sequence ATGGCTCAGAAGGTGCAGATCATTCTCGAGGACGATCTCGATGGCGGCGCCGCCGACGAGACGGTGACGTTCGGCCTCGACGGGACGACGTACGAGATCGACCTGACCTCGGCCAACGCCGAGAAGCTGCGCGACGCCCTGGCTCCCTACGTCGGCCACGGCCGCAAGGTCGGCCGTGCCGGTGGCCGGCCCGCCCGCAAGGCCAGCTCCAACGGCGGCACGAGCCCGGCCGAGATCCGCGCGTGGGCCAAGTCGAACGGGTACGACGTCCCCGAGCGTGGCCGCATCCCGGCCAACGTCAAGGAAGCCTTCGACGCGGCGAACTAG
- a CDS encoding type III pantothenate kinase, whose product MTLLAVDIGNAHTQLGLLRDGDVLADWRVSTDERRTADEWAIMLRGLLLERLAEVTGIAVCSTVPAVLSEWREMLTGHFPERPHVIVEPGVRTGVAIQMDNPREVGTDRICNALAASTRYGGPCLVVDFGGTATTFDVVNAGGAYVGGAIAPGIELALSGLGRRNAQLREVELGRPRTAIAKNTVEALQSGIVFGVAAQVEGLVLRMIAELGVPRTDVEVIATGHLASFVVDVMSDSGIFTESAPWLTLQGLELIYLRNS is encoded by the coding sequence ATGACCCTGCTGGCCGTCGACATCGGCAACGCGCACACCCAGCTCGGGTTGCTGCGCGACGGTGACGTCCTGGCCGACTGGAGGGTGTCCACCGACGAGCGCCGCACCGCCGACGAGTGGGCGATCATGCTGCGCGGCCTTCTGCTCGAACGCCTCGCCGAGGTCACGGGAATTGCCGTCTGCTCCACCGTTCCCGCCGTCCTCTCCGAATGGCGGGAAATGCTCACCGGACATTTTCCCGAACGTCCGCACGTGATTGTCGAGCCGGGTGTGCGCACCGGCGTCGCCATCCAGATGGACAATCCCCGTGAGGTCGGCACCGACCGCATCTGCAATGCCCTCGCCGCGTCCACCCGATATGGCGGACCGTGCCTCGTCGTCGACTTCGGTGGCACCGCGACGACTTTCGACGTCGTCAATGCAGGCGGGGCGTACGTCGGCGGCGCGATCGCTCCCGGAATCGAGCTCGCCCTCTCCGGGCTCGGCCGCCGTAACGCCCAACTGCGCGAGGTCGAACTGGGCCGGCCACGCACCGCCATCGCCAAGAACACCGTGGAGGCGCTGCAATCGGGCATCGTCTTCGGCGTCGCGGCGCAGGTGGAGGGCCTGGTCCTCCGGATGATCGCCGAGCTCGGTGTTCCCCGCACGGACGTCGAGGTCATCGCGACCGGACATCTCGCGTCATTCGTGGTCGACGTGATGAGCGATTCCGGAATATTCACCGAGTCTGCCCCGTGGCTGACACTCCAAGGTCTCGAATTGATCTATCTTCGCAATTCTTGA
- the disA gene encoding DNA integrity scanning diadenylate cyclase DisA has product MATDRPEPSLRETLSLIAPGMPLRDGLERILRGRTGALIVLGHDRLVESISTGGFQMDVPFTSTGLRELAKMDGAIIIDSSLTKIVKAAVHLMPDHTIPTTETGTRHRTADRVAKQTGFPVISVSQSMQIIAAYVGDTRHVLEDSASILSRANQALATLERYKMRLDEVSSTLSALEIEDLVTVRDVAVVAQRLEMVTRIAREVEGYIVELGTDGRLLALQLEELVTGVDAERELVIRDYLPRSRKVRSTDDLLEELAGLSPTELVDPASAARVLGLGGPEHLDGAVTPRGFRLLAKVPRLPATVIDRLVDHFSTLQKLLSAGIDDLQAVEGVGELRARSVREGLSRLAESTILERYV; this is encoded by the coding sequence GTGGCCACTGACCGTCCGGAACCGTCGCTGCGCGAGACGCTGTCGCTGATCGCGCCGGGTATGCCGCTGCGCGACGGTCTCGAACGGATCCTGCGTGGCCGCACCGGTGCGCTGATCGTGCTGGGCCACGACCGCCTCGTCGAATCGATCTCGACCGGTGGCTTCCAGATGGACGTGCCGTTCACGTCCACCGGTCTGCGCGAGCTCGCCAAGATGGACGGCGCGATCATCATCGACTCGTCCCTGACGAAGATCGTCAAGGCCGCCGTGCACCTGATGCCGGACCACACCATCCCGACGACCGAGACCGGCACCCGCCACCGCACGGCCGACCGCGTCGCGAAGCAGACCGGGTTCCCCGTGATCTCGGTGTCCCAGTCGATGCAGATCATCGCGGCGTACGTCGGCGACACCCGCCACGTGCTGGAGGACTCGGCCTCGATCCTGTCCCGGGCCAACCAGGCGCTGGCGACGCTCGAGCGCTACAAGATGCGTCTCGACGAGGTGTCATCGACCCTCTCCGCGCTGGAGATCGAGGACCTCGTGACCGTCCGCGACGTCGCAGTCGTGGCGCAGCGTCTGGAGATGGTCACCCGCATCGCCCGCGAGGTCGAGGGCTACATCGTGGAGCTCGGCACCGACGGCCGCCTGCTCGCCCTGCAGCTCGAGGAGCTCGTCACGGGCGTCGACGCCGAACGGGAGCTGGTCATCCGTGACTACCTGCCGCGCTCGCGCAAGGTGCGCTCGACCGACGACCTGCTCGAGGAGCTCGCCGGCCTGTCGCCGACCGAGCTCGTCGACCCCGCCTCCGCTGCGCGCGTGCTCGGCCTCGGCGGACCGGAGCACCTCGACGGTGCCGTCACTCCACGTGGCTTCCGGCTGCTGGCGAAGGTCCCGCGCCTGCCGGCGACCGTCATCGACCGACTGGTCGACCACTTCAGCACCCTGCAGAAGCTGCTCTCCGCCGGCATCGACGACCTCCAGGCGGTCGAGGGCGTCGGCGAGCTCCGCGCCCGTTCGGTCCGCGAGGGCCTCTCCCGTCTGGCCGAGTCGACCATCCTCGAGCGCTACGTCTGA